CAAAAGATAGCCGCGATGAATAGCGACTATCTGGAGCAAGTCATTGTGGCTGGAATTACAGCAGCGAGTGAAAAATGAACACTCATGCTCTCACCCTGGCATAGGGAAAAGGTTGAAAAAGCTGCTATTGAAAAAGCGTTTGAGGTTCTAAGTAAAAAATACGATGTTATTGATAGGCAGAAAGATGCTTGTGGTTATGACCTTTTAATTACTGATAAAATAACTAATGAACAACTTCTTGTAGAAGTTAAAGGAACTAGTAATGATAGGATGCATTTTTTTATGACAAGAAAAGAACTAGAGTTGAGCCATGATCCACGCTGGAGGTTATTTATGGTTAGCGATGCTTTGAATAGCAAAAAATACTCATTAATGAATAAATATGAGGTTAATAAAGTTTTCGATCTATCTCCCTTGGCGTGGGAAGGAACAACAAAAAATTAATAATTTATAGTAACATTGTGATTGTATATGTCATTTTTTTAAGTATATTAATATAAGTTACTTAATCTACTTTATAACCCGGCGGTTTCAACATTAGTGCAGGCGGTTTCCTGTCAGTCGCTAGCGTTGGTATGTAGTCAAGGTTACTATCAGGCTGTGATGCCTTAACCGGACGACTTGGAAAACGCCTTATCTCCTCCGTGGTTGGTTTGTAGTCATTACTGTTGAATCTGAGACGTTTTTCATACTCAGCGCGTGGCACATAGATGCCCTGAACCTCATCAAAGACATAGTTTTCAGCTATACGTTTATCGTGATCCGCATCAACGGAAACAGGAGCTGGTTTCTTCTTGGCCCAGACAAATTTTTCTCTTATATATCCTACTACCAGCAAAGTGAAGCGTTTAAAAATACCATCTGGACGGGGTTTAATCTGCCTTCTCTTACTTTTAACAGGAGCGCGTTTAACCGCTCTGGCTGTTGATGGGGATTTCAATTTGGTGCGTGTATGAGGCGCAGGGGCAACCAGAACAGGCTTTTGGTCTTCTGATGATGCTGACTGTGAACCTGTCTCAGAGAACTCTGTTCGAGGTTGTATTTCAGGTAAGACGATTTCAACAGGTTCAGGAAGCTGCGACACAGTAAAGCTTCTGAGGTCAACAACGATCTGAAGATCCAACTCTTTGAAGACACTATATGTGGTCTGTGCTTCCTGTTTCATCTCATCACGAACAGCCTGTTCAGCAGCACGTTTTTCCTGAACGCTTCGACTGTTCCACTTGGCACGATGAACACGCTGCATTGCCGGGCGGCTGGTTGCTGTTGCTTTGGCAAGCCATAGAGCTTTTTCTTCTGCATCCAAGGTAATAGCAGCATGTTCGAGTGCTTCATTATGTTGAGCCTCAATAGAACGATGATAAATACGTTCATTACTGCCAGCAGCAGTAAGATAGCGATTAGCAAGAGCAGACCACGCTTCACGCCACAGTATTACGTTTTTCTTGTCGTTCCAGCTTCTTTCTTTTTTACCAAAGCCATCAGCGGTGATCGGTTTTAATGTCAACATCACATGTGCATGGGGGTTTTGACCATCCAAATCGTGGAAGGCGATATCGGCAATCATTCCTTTATCAACGAAATTCTTCTGGCAGTATTCAACGACCAGTTTTATCTTTTCTTCATTATTCAGTTCACAGGGAATAGCCACATCAAAATAACGGGCTGTTTGACCGTCTTTCTGACGCTCAACCCTTTCCACTTCGTTCCACAATGCTGTCGAGCTTTCAACAATATGAGCAGGTGCGGAAACAGGTGCTAATATCAGATGATGGAATAAATCTGTTCGGTGGCTGAAATCGTAGGTATTGCCTGTGCGATCATCTGTTATTCTGCAACGTGCATGATAGGCTGCCTTCCTACAGGAAGACATACCCTCAGAACGTTTCACAATTTTAAACTCCAGATGAAATATCGCCATTAACTTATAGAACCTCAATATAAAATAAAACCAAAATATAAAACGCAACGATAACTATGCTGCCGTTAGTTTTTCGCAAGAAAAACTTCGGGATTGACGTTGACGTTGTTTCCGAAGGAAACGGTGTTAGCCTGCGGCAGGCAACCGTCGGTAGACCCCACACACTGCGTAGCAGTGTATAAGTGGGCATTGTTTTCTTAAAAAAAGAAACAATGTAAAAGCCTCTAATTAATTAATACGAAATATATTAATGCCTGTAAAACAAAACGCCGAATTAAGCGGCGCAATCTGGATAAACGGGCGAAGTATTCCGCGATATTAAAGTGATGGGTTTTTAAATGGCGTCCGAAGGACAAGGAGAGTGTTAATTTATCCCGCCGTAAGGTGGGAAAGCTCTAAAACAAGAAAATAGGTAAGTTTATCGGTGGTTTTCCTTGTTGCACAATTCACAGGTTAACTATGGAAATCAGGGTTAAATTTTAACAAGTGAAATGAAAAGCACTAATAAACAAAAATAAGTAACGCGGAGAGGTCGGGGTTTTAAGTACGAAGTTATTTTTCATACCCTGTTTGTAAACTTCGTTTTTGACCTGCTTTTATTCATTTTTCGATATCTGGTATAATCTGTTTAAGGTGAGTGAGCGCTAGCTAAAAACCATAATTGGATATATCTAAAATTAACAGGCAAGCCCTGTTCAGCATAGTGATTGTTGTAAACACTCACAAAGTGCTGCTTTTGACATAAATAAACATATCGAATAAAAAAATTAGCTATCACAAGAAGAGATGAAAGAGCGGATTACTAAAGTCCAAAATGCTGGAACGCCGTGGCTTATTTCATATACCGGCAGGCATTTGATATTTTGGGGTTGATTTTAGAGGTGAAAATTAGTTAGAGTTTATACAGTGATAGTGTGTATGGATATTTCTGATGACGATAGCTAAAGATAGTTTGAGTGGGGAAATTGTTCATGGAAACGATCTCAGAGGGATGGATGCATTTTATGTAAAGACAACTCAATATGAATGTCCTTATGAACAATGTCGGATCAAGGCAACGCCTTGTAGTTATACACCAGATAAAAAAAGACAGTCATATTTTAGATATGATAATGATCATAAAAATGGTTGTGGTATTCATGATCCAAAATATAATGATAAGCATAGTTCTAATGGTGAAAAGACGGAAAACTCGCCTCCTGCTCCTGTGATTTCACTGCTAAAACTCAGTGTTCCAGAAAGAAAAAAAAGTGATAGCCTTTCCAGAGGAGAGTATACAGCTCGCAATGAAGCTCAAGGTAATCACGAACATCCTGTCTCGTCGTCCAGTATCAAACCAATAGTTGATTATTATATTAGTAATATCAATCGTGATGAGTATCTTTCAATACCTCCATATGGAAAAAGAAGCTATAAAACTACATTTCAGCAGATACTTTTCAAGGATAGAATTCGTTATATAAAACCAGCTATATATTTTGGGAAAGTTCAATCCAATCTAACTGTAGACCGCAATTCAGATAAATATATCTTGAATTTTTTGGCTAGAGATAAACAAACAAAGCAGCCTTTTAGGCTGGAAATTGATGTGTCTGGATGGAATGATAGCCAAAAAGATGTTTTTTATAAGGAATTGGAAAAGCAAAGATCAAAAGCTGAAATATACCGTAAAGGGCTTAAAACTAACAAGACAGCAGAAAGGTTTTTAACCATATTTTTTTGGGGGGTGCCTGATGTAGATGACAGATTTTTATTTAAAACGGATCATTTTAAATTAGTGTATGTTATTTTTTTAGGTAAAATTGATGTCTCATATAACGATACTAATTACATTATTGAACCTGTGGTTGATAATATCTGTATCGGAAATGAATGCAAACCATTTGTTCTGGTTAATAATTCTCTGCCAGAGCCAGAGCCAGAGCCAGAGCCAGAGCCAGAGCCAGAGCCAGAGCCAGAGCCAGAGCCAGAGCCAGAGCCAGAGCCAGAGCCAGAGCCAGAGCCAGAGCCAGAGCCAGAGCCAGAGCCAGAGCCAGAGCCAGAGCCAGAGCCAGAGCCAGAGCCAGAGCCAGAGCCAGAGCCAGAGCCAGAGCCAGAGCCAGAGCCAGAGCCAGAGCCAGAGCCAGAGCCAGAGCCAGAGCCAGAGCCAGAGCCAGAGCCAGAGCCAGAGCCAGAGCCAGAGCCAGAGCCAGAGCCAGAGCCAGAGCCAGAGCCAGAGCCAGAGCCAGAGCCAGAGCCAGTTATAAAAAAAGCAAACACTTTAACAAGGAGTATCAATAGAGTGTTGAGATTATCTACCATAATAATGGGTATTTGGCGGCGATGATATTTATGGCTGGAGAACTATTATTGCCTTAAATAATAGCTCTCCAAGTTTTGACAAAAGTAAATTTATATAATAAAGGGATGTGACATATAAAAATAAAAAGGAGATAACAACATGTTGCCATTTACCAACGATATTTTTAGATCATTAATGAATGTTCTAAAAAAACATAATATATCAGCATATGAAATAAGAGATTTACTCGACCGAACATTGCTGTTCTATGCAAGAACACGAGATGATGTAGAACAATTAATAGATCTTGGCGTTGATATTAATCATCAAGATAAGCTTGGGCATACTGCGCTATTTCATGTCAGTTCAGAAGAAGTGATTAATGCCTTAATTGAACACGGAATAGATGTAGACAGAAAAGATAATGAAGGTCGTCATGTTTTAGCAACTTATGGATTTTTTAATTATCATGATACTTTTCTGAAGTATGCGGATAGATTTAAAGAGAAGCATATTATTATTGACTCTCTATATTGTAATCAATTGGAAAACATACCATCTGCATTGAAATTACTTCACGATAATGGATTTAAAATAACGTTGAGTAGATTTGTTGAGATTGAGCATGATCCTGAAAAAGAAAGCTCAGATCATTTCATTCAGTATAAAAAAAAGTATACTAATGTATTGGATGCATTAAAAGAATATTGTTATTTATCTACTTTTCATGAGCTTCAGCAGGATTTTATTTGTAGAGTATATGGTAATGATAAAGTGAAACTGTTGAGCTATAGAGACTTTCGTGAAATTATTGAAAGTATGTGATTTTTTCCCCTGACTCATCAGGGGAATATTTTAGGATTTTCGTCTTTTAGGTGTAGACTTCAATTTTACACTTTCCAAGTGCTCATGCTCAAGAGCGTTTGCTCTTGATTTAGCCTCAATAAATCCTTCAAGGTCTTCACCTATGAGAAAATGACCTGCGTCGTGATCAAAAATTTCAAAACTTACCCTGAGTGTTTTTCCTTTTTCATCAACGGTGATTTTTTTGACAGGCTCATAACGTTTGCTTGTTGTCATAGAATATCCTTTCTATATAAAGAGTGCTCTGCCTAAAAATTATACTCCATTAATACTATTTTTGCAATTTTCCATTT
This genomic interval from Pectobacterium aquaticum contains the following:
- a CDS encoding protein NO VEIN domain-containing protein, whose product is MLSPWHREKVEKAAIEKAFEVLSKKYDVIDRQKDACGYDLLITDKITNEQLLVEVKGTSNDRMHFFMTRKELELSHDPRWRLFMVSDALNSKKYSLMNKYEVNKVFDLSPLAWEGTTKN
- the mobQ gene encoding MobQ family relaxase, with translation MAIFHLEFKIVKRSEGMSSCRKAAYHARCRITDDRTGNTYDFSHRTDLFHHLILAPVSAPAHIVESSTALWNEVERVERQKDGQTARYFDVAIPCELNNEEKIKLVVEYCQKNFVDKGMIADIAFHDLDGQNPHAHVMLTLKPITADGFGKKERSWNDKKNVILWREAWSALANRYLTAAGSNERIYHRSIEAQHNEALEHAAITLDAEEKALWLAKATATSRPAMQRVHRAKWNSRSVQEKRAAEQAVRDEMKQEAQTTYSVFKELDLQIVVDLRSFTVSQLPEPVEIVLPEIQPRTEFSETGSQSASSEDQKPVLVAPAPHTRTKLKSPSTARAVKRAPVKSKRRQIKPRPDGIFKRFTLLVVGYIREKFVWAKKKPAPVSVDADHDKRIAENYVFDEVQGIYVPRAEYEKRLRFNSNDYKPTTEEIRRFPSRPVKASQPDSNLDYIPTLATDRKPPALMLKPPGYKVD